One Mesorhizobium sp. L-2-11 genomic region harbors:
- a CDS encoding TonB-dependent siderophore receptor encodes MAAFRNLLIATMSSVLLGGGHAVAQEATTTLDPINIQERVESAFGTVDGYVATQGSTATKTDTPLIETPQSISVITKDQMEAQAVDSLNSALRYTPGATGNLYGTDNRGHGLQMRGISNSSGVFYKDGLQLKESNFTLFTALDSYGAERYEILRGPASVLYGQASPGGIINYVSKRPTEENLREIELGAGTFDRYEGKFDFSGAVNADKSLLFRLTGAAHTGDTQTDFVEDDRIFIAPALTWQPDADTSLTILANYQRDRSGWAMQYLPAFGTIRPGKDGKYLPNSMFVGEPGFDTYDNDQASIGYEFDHRFNETWQVRQHARYVYLKHYEEGVFGGGLLNDDGDYSRYADAGGTRLSGFTIDNQAQADFDTGPLAHTLLLGLDYKRYTYRDYAASNDMPGDDFNIFDPVYGYPVGEMTPYTDTDTTQSQVGIYAQDQIKLGNWRLTLGGRQDWADAKVHDNLTGAFDPRQKDDAFTSRAGLLYLADNGLAPYVSYSESFQPVSGPDSNGNPLVPETGKQYEVGLKYQPVGWNAFVTVSAFDLARQNVVRYGGVGAPNDIFQTGEIRSRGIELEAVASLDSGFDFRAAYTYLDTEITKATSITVDDDSGETVSDEGNTPFGVPEHAASLWANYTFGSGRLEGFGLGAGIRYVGSTFGDDANTFKVPAVTLVDAALRYEWRNAELNLNVSNLFDKRYVASCYAESFGCFYGEGRRIKGSVKYTW; translated from the coding sequence ATGGCTGCGTTCCGAAACCTGCTGATCGCGACGATGTCGTCGGTGCTGCTCGGCGGCGGTCACGCCGTCGCGCAGGAGGCGACCACCACCCTCGACCCGATCAACATTCAGGAACGCGTCGAAAGCGCCTTTGGGACGGTCGACGGCTATGTCGCCACCCAGGGCTCCACGGCCACCAAGACGGACACGCCGCTGATCGAGACGCCGCAGTCGATATCGGTCATCACCAAAGACCAGATGGAAGCGCAGGCGGTGGACAGCCTGAACAGTGCGCTGCGTTATACGCCAGGCGCCACCGGCAATCTCTACGGCACCGACAATCGTGGCCACGGCTTGCAGATGCGCGGTATTTCGAACTCCAGCGGCGTCTTCTACAAGGACGGGCTTCAGCTCAAGGAAAGCAATTTCACGCTGTTCACGGCGCTCGATTCCTACGGCGCCGAACGCTACGAAATCCTGCGCGGGCCGGCGTCGGTGCTCTACGGCCAGGCAAGTCCTGGCGGCATCATCAACTATGTCAGCAAGCGCCCGACCGAGGAGAACCTCCGCGAGATCGAGCTCGGCGCCGGAACTTTCGACCGCTATGAAGGAAAGTTCGATTTCAGCGGGGCTGTCAACGCCGACAAGTCGCTGCTATTCCGCCTCACCGGCGCCGCCCACACCGGCGATACGCAGACCGACTTCGTCGAGGACGACCGCATCTTCATCGCGCCGGCGCTGACCTGGCAGCCCGATGCCGATACCAGCCTGACCATCCTCGCCAACTATCAACGCGACCGGTCTGGCTGGGCGATGCAGTATCTGCCGGCTTTCGGCACGATCAGGCCGGGCAAGGACGGAAAATATCTGCCGAACAGCATGTTCGTCGGCGAACCGGGCTTCGACACCTACGACAACGACCAGGCGTCGATCGGTTACGAATTCGATCACCGTTTCAACGAGACATGGCAGGTTCGCCAGCATGCCCGCTACGTCTATCTGAAGCATTATGAGGAAGGCGTCTTCGGCGGCGGGCTTCTGAATGATGACGGCGACTATTCCCGCTATGCCGATGCCGGCGGCACCAGGCTCAGCGGCTTCACCATCGACAACCAGGCGCAGGCCGATTTCGACACCGGGCCGCTCGCCCACACGCTGCTTCTCGGCCTCGACTACAAGCGCTACACCTACCGCGACTATGCCGCCAGCAACGATATGCCCGGGGACGATTTCAATATATTCGACCCGGTCTATGGCTACCCGGTCGGCGAAATGACGCCCTATACAGACACCGACACCACCCAATCGCAGGTCGGCATCTACGCGCAGGACCAGATCAAGCTGGGCAACTGGCGGCTGACGCTGGGCGGCCGTCAGGACTGGGCGGACGCGAAAGTCCACGACAATCTGACCGGCGCTTTCGATCCCCGCCAGAAGGACGACGCCTTCACCAGCCGCGCCGGCCTGCTTTATCTCGCCGACAACGGCCTTGCCCCCTATGTCAGCTATTCCGAATCGTTCCAGCCGGTGTCCGGCCCCGACAGCAACGGCAATCCCCTCGTGCCCGAGACCGGCAAGCAGTACGAGGTCGGCCTGAAATACCAGCCGGTCGGCTGGAACGCCTTCGTCACCGTCTCGGCGTTCGACCTGGCCCGGCAGAATGTCGTGCGCTATGGCGGTGTTGGCGCGCCCAACGACATCTTCCAGACCGGCGAGATCCGCTCGCGCGGCATCGAGCTGGAAGCTGTTGCGAGCCTTGATTCAGGCTTCGATTTCCGGGCGGCCTATACATATCTCGACACCGAGATCACCAAGGCCACCTCGATCACCGTCGATGACGATAGCGGCGAGACGGTCAGCGATGAGGGCAACACGCCTTTCGGCGTGCCGGAACACGCGGCTTCGCTGTGGGCGAACTACACCTTCGGCAGCGGCAGATTGGAAGGCTTCGGGCTCGGCGCCGGCATCCGCTATGTCGGCTCGACCTTCGGCGACGACGCCAACACTTTCAAAGTGCCGGCGGTCACGCTTGTCGATGCCGCACTCCGCTACGAATGGCGGAACGCCGAGCTGAACCTCAATGTCAGCAATCTGTTCGACAAGCGCTATGTCGCCTCCTGTTACGCGGAAAGCTTCGGCTGCTTTTATGGCGAGGGTCGCCGGATCAAGGGTTCGGTGAAGTATACATGGTGA
- the exbD gene encoding TonB system transport protein ExbD has protein sequence MAARIRENIDGDLEENHEINVTPFIDVILVLLIIFMVAAPLATVDVNVDLPGSTATPAPRPETPLFLTLKDDLSLAIGNDTLPRAAFAAALVGRTKGDRQTRIFLRADKAVGYGELMEVMNLLRGAGYLKIALVGLEAAPDDAAAPQVGTGQ, from the coding sequence ATGGCGGCTAGGATTCGAGAGAACATCGACGGCGATCTCGAGGAAAACCACGAGATCAACGTCACGCCGTTCATCGACGTGATCCTGGTCCTGCTGATCATCTTCATGGTCGCGGCGCCGCTGGCGACGGTGGACGTCAATGTCGACCTGCCGGGCTCGACAGCAACGCCTGCCCCCCGGCCGGAGACGCCGCTGTTCCTGACGCTGAAGGATGATCTCAGCCTGGCGATCGGCAACGACACCCTGCCGCGCGCAGCCTTCGCCGCGGCGCTGGTCGGCAGGACAAAAGGCGACAGGCAGACGCGCATCTTCCTGCGCGCCGACAAGGCGGTCGGTTATGGCGAGCTGATGGAGGTGATGAACCTTTTGCGCGGCGCCGGTTATCTGAAGATCGCGCTGGTTGGCCTTGAGGCGGCGCCCGACGATGCCGCGGCGCCGCAAGTCGGGACCGGCCAATAA
- the exbB gene encoding tonB-system energizer ExbB has translation MSRHGLFAALLASVILSAGGAAAQEQPGTAAQEQPAAAPAIEAPAPAPGQAAPDAAAPPAMQPGVTTPPEATPIETTPTETGPSTATSLTLPRDLSPWGMFMAADIVVKAVMIGLAFASFVTWTIWLAKSLEILGGKLRARRAAQAIGNAATLNQAGRALGHNNGPGALLVRAAEEEAALSAGSLDHVSGEGLKERVTSRLSRIEAAAARRMSRGTGVLATIGSTAPFVGLFGTVWGIMNAFIGISQAQTTNLAVVAPGIAEALLATAMGLVAAIPAVVIYNVFARSIAGYRQILADASAGVERLVSRDLDFRTVAPAKQMAAE, from the coding sequence TTGTCCAGACATGGTTTGTTCGCGGCGTTGCTCGCATCGGTCATCCTGTCGGCCGGCGGCGCAGCCGCCCAGGAGCAACCGGGCACGGCCGCCCAGGAGCAACCGGCCGCCGCCCCGGCGATCGAGGCACCGGCTCCCGCGCCTGGGCAGGCTGCGCCAGACGCGGCCGCGCCACCGGCGATGCAGCCCGGCGTGACGACGCCCCCCGAGGCCACGCCTATCGAGACAACGCCCACCGAGACGGGTCCTTCGACGGCAACCTCTCTGACCCTGCCGCGCGACCTGTCGCCATGGGGCATGTTCATGGCGGCCGACATCGTCGTGAAAGCGGTGATGATCGGGCTGGCTTTCGCGTCCTTCGTCACCTGGACGATATGGCTGGCCAAATCGCTGGAGATCCTTGGCGGCAAGCTGCGCGCCCGCCGCGCGGCACAAGCGATCGGCAATGCCGCGACGCTGAACCAGGCCGGGCGCGCGCTTGGCCACAATAACGGTCCTGGCGCCCTGCTGGTGCGGGCAGCCGAAGAAGAGGCAGCACTTTCGGCCGGCTCGCTCGACCATGTGTCCGGCGAGGGGCTGAAGGAGCGGGTGACCTCGCGCCTGTCGCGCATCGAGGCGGCGGCGGCGCGGCGCATGTCGCGCGGCACCGGCGTGCTGGCGACGATCGGCTCGACCGCGCCCTTTGTCGGCCTGTTCGGCACGGTCTGGGGCATCATGAACGCCTTCATCGGCATCTCGCAGGCGCAGACCACCAACCTCGCCGTCGTTGCCCCGGGCATCGCGGAAGCCTTGCTGGCCACGGCGATGGGCCTTGTCGCGGCGATTCCGGCGGTGGTCATCTACAACGTCTTTGCGCGATCGATAGCCGGCTACCGGCAAATCCTCGCCGACGCGTCGGCAGGGGTCGAACGGCTAGTCAGCCGGGATCTGGATTTCCGCACGGTCGCGCCGGCAAAGCAGATGGCCGCGGAATGA